The Seriola aureovittata isolate HTS-2021-v1 ecotype China chromosome 8, ASM2101889v1, whole genome shotgun sequence genome contains the following window.
tgtaatttaattataaaattatCATTGGGCTTTAGTGTATAGCTCTGAAGACCATTCAGCCCGATATCAGGATCTATAGCTTTATCTAGCATGAATTTAGAGCCGATGACGGCAAACTCGCTGatttcaatgtttttctcttccttttggAATGTAGGAGCGTTGTCATTGATATCTGTGATTTCAACAGTAATCGGGAATATTTCAATAGGGCTTTCTAAAGCAATCTGAAAATGCAACGCGCAAGGCGTTGTCTGGCCACAGAGAGCCTCGCGGTCTATCCTCTCTTTGATAATGAGGAGTCCTTTTTCCTTGTTAAGCTGTATGTATTCGGCGCTGTCTCCCGTGTGAATACGAGCTCTACGCGCTTGAAGCTGTTTAACTTCCAGACCTAAATCATGAGCTATGTTACCGACCAAGGAGCCTTTGGCGATTTCCTCGGGGATAGAGTAGCTGACCTGGCCGAGCGCTGAACTGAGACAGAtgactgagaaaaacaacagtactTGCCGTCTCATTGTTCTGTCAGACATATCCGTCGAAACAAACTAACGTTTACTCCTCTCTTTTGATATCAGCGGTATTGGTGCAAATAAAATCCCCAAAGTGTCAGTTTAATCAATCAACAACTGATGGTAAAATGATTCCAGCTTGATATTCCATGCATTGTGTTGCATCCACCGGCGACTGTACGTTTATGTTTCGGAGTCCTTCTCGCTTGTGAGAAGACAGGGGGGTGTTCTAGTACAAAtgtgtcataaaacgtcaagaGGCTGGATCAACAGCGACCCACTGAGTTCAGAACATGAAACTACATgagttaaagagaaaaatacagttgCCTCTGTTGTTTCCTGTATTTTCACTGAATAAACTACCAACCAACACAGactactgtttctgttttattgtgcGGGTAAAGTGATGCTAAATAGCACGATATATTCTCCAAACAAATACTTGATCTAAAGTGAATGAAGGAGAAATACTTATATcgaaaataaaaagagaaaaagagaaaaaacaaacaaacaagagagaCAGTTCTTTCGCTGTCCAAGGTACTGAAACTCTATGGGCTATAAATGACATCActgaatatatacatttaagTTTGAGTCTGAGGCAAAGAATTGTGAGTCTAACCTCTAGAGGAGAGTCTGGTTCATCCAGGATgctcttttcattctgtatcCGCTGCATCGTCCCTGTAGAACTGGGGTCCATTATCAGCACGTTCTGACTACCAGCTCTGCCGAACTTACAGTCACTCTTTCTGGAGTCAGTCGTCCTGCACACCTCGTAATTGTACACGTGTTGGAGAGTCCCTGTCCCCAAAGTGTCTGAGTAACGTGGTGGATAATATGGAATCACAGGGAGATTGGAGTGATACAGGATGCgagactgtctccatctgtagattttcactgatataataaccactaaacacgtgatgaagaggaaggaaactacagccagaGCCAACACTAAGTAAAAAGTCAGGTTGTCATTGTACTCCTTGTCGtgtgtaaagtcagtgaactcaGACAGCACTTCAGGGAAGCTGTCCGCCACCGCCACGTTAACAATGACTGTAGCTGACCGAGAGGGCTGCCCGTTGTCCTCCACTATAACAGTCAGTCTCTGTTTCACAGCATCTTTATCAGTGACTTGGCGGATAGTTCTTATTTCTCCATTCTGTAAGCCCACTTCAAACAGcgccctgtctgtggctttctGCAGTTTATAGGAGAGCCAGGCATTCTGTCCAGAGTCCACATCAACAGCCACCACTTTAGTCACCAGATAGCCCACATCTGCTGAACGAGGCACCATTTCAGCCACCAGAGAGCCACCAGTCTGGACTGGATACAGGACCTGAGGAGGGTTGTCgttctggtcctggatcagtattttcacagtcacattgctactgagtggaggagagcctCCATCCTGCGCTTTGACGCGGAAGTGGAAATCTTTGATCTGCTCGTAGTCAAAAGAGCGCACTGCATGGATGACTCCACTATCAGCACTAACGGACACATATGAGGAGACTGGCACTCCGTTAACAGAGGAATCCTCCAGTATGTAAGAAACACGAGCATTCTGGTTCCAGTCAGCGTCTCTGGCTTTCGCTGTGAATATAGAGAGGCCTGGTGTGTTGTTCTCTACAATGTAGGCCTCATATGAGCTCCTCTCAAAGACAGGCGcgttgtcattcacatcagagATCTGTAAGGTGAGAGTGACgctgctggagagggagggCACTCCCTCATCAGAGCAGGTCACTGTTATATTATACTCAgcagctgtctctctgtctaaaCCACTGTCTGTCACTAAACTATAGAAATTATTTGATGTCGATTTAAGTAAGAACGGGATATTATCATTTATAAAACACCGAACTTTACCGTTTTCACCCGAGTCTGGGTCTTGAATGTTAATCATTGTAACGACTGTGTTGGCGTTTGCACTCTCTGATATAATTGCTGATTTTGACATGATTTTAATCGTtggtttgttgtcatttatatCAGCCACATCAACGATCACTTTACAAGAATCCGTCAAGCCTCCATTATCCATTGCGCGCACATTgatctgaaaatgtattttcttttcataatcCAAACGACCAATCAACCTCACCTCACCATTTTCCTCATTTACTTCAAATATATGTCTGACGTCATCTAAAGTGTTTGTGATTGAATAAGTTATTTTACCGTTTAGACCATGATCAGCATCTGAAGCACTGACAGTAGTCACAATCGTGCCTTTTGCAGAATTTTCAGCCACTGTACCTTTGTATATCGGCTGTGTAAAAACAGGAGCATTATCATTGACATCTAACACCGTGATGAGAATCTGCATTGTTCCTGACATCTGTGGCTCTCCTCCATCTACAGCTGTTAACACCAAAGAAATGaactcatttttctctctgtccagggGTTtttgtaaaatcatttcaacattCTTCGTGCCATCCGCCTGGCTGTGCAGTTTAAGTAAATAATTATCAGTTGGTTTGAGTATGTAGCTTTGAAGACTATTTGTACCTACATCCGAATCCACTGCTCGCTCCAAAACAAATTTTGCCCCTCCAACTGCAGATTCGCTAATTCTGAAGTTAATTTCGCTCTTTTCGAAAGATGGTGCATTGTCATTTATGTCTATAATTTCAACTGTAACACTATAAAACTCCATGGGATTCTCCAACACAATCTGAAAATGCACAGCGCACGGCGTTGTATCACCGCACAACGCCTCTCTGTCTATTCTCTCTTTGATAAGGAGGACTCCTCTCTCGATGTTCAGCTCGATGTATTCTCTGCTATCGCCAGAATAAACACGAGCGTTGCCCAATTTCAGTCGTTTAACGTCTAAACCTAAATCCTGAGCTATATTACCGACCAAAGAGCCCTTCGCCATTTCCTCCGGAATAGAGTAACTGACCTGTCCAAATACCGACCGAAGACAAACGATCGAAATAAACAGCAGTACTTGCCGTTTCATTGTTTTGAATTGTCAaggcaagaaagaaaatcaacctCGTAAAATCCGTTAGAAAGATGTCAAaggcagtaaaacaaaaaagaggcAAAAGTAGTCCTCAAATTatgagagaaataaagacagcTGTGCCTCGTCGTGTATATCGGCCACTTTACGGAAGACAATGCGGTCTGTGCCTGCCCTTTCTCTCTAATACATCGAAATGGAGAGGCGGTACTGCTGTAAATATACTACAACTGCAAAAGACTAGGCAACAGCGGCCCAATGAGTTCACAAAGCAAAACTGCAGAAATATAATCTATGTTGTGAGATGAGACAGGTATAAAAAGATGAGGAAATAACTTACGAAGGCGGGGATTAAATTGTTGTACTATGAAGAcacagttaattttttttttttatcagaatataattaaaatgggtggaaaaaatctttttttacaaaaatcaaTAATATTCAAAGGAAGGGGATAAATACTGACCATTTGGAGTAACATGAAAGTATAAATCCCTCATAATGCTCTCCAAGGTGCTGAAAAATTActaaatgaattaatcaaaatgCTGTAACAGTGGGATAATGACAAGTAATGCGGCAAAGCATGTGTGATGTAACATCTTTCTAACCTCTAGAGGAGAGTCTGGTTCATCCAGGATgctcttttcattctgtatcCGCTGCATCGTCCCTGTAGAACTGGGGTCCATTATCAGCACGTTCTGACTACCAGCTCTGCCGAACTTACAGTCACTCTTTCTGGAGTCAGTCGTCCTGCACACCTCGTAGTTGTACACGTGTTGGAGAGTCCCTGTCCCCAAAGTGTCTGAGTAACGTGGTGGATAATATGGAATCACAGGGAGATTGGAGTGATACAGGATGCgagactgtctccatctgtaGATTTTCACGGATATAATAACCACTAAAcacgtgatgaagaggaaggaaactacagccagaGCCAACACTAAGTAAAAAGTCAGGTTGTCATTGTACTCCTTGTCGtgtgtaaagtcagtgaactcCGACAGCACTTCAGGGAAGCTGTCCGCCACCGCCACGTTAACAATGACTGTAGCTGAACGAGAGGGCTGCCCGTTGTCCTCCACTATaacagtcagtctttgtttcactgcatcttTATCAGTGACTTGGCGGATAGTTCTTATTTCTCCATTCTGTAAGCCCACTTCAAACAGcgccctgtctgtggctttctGCAGTTTATAGGAGAGCCAGGCATTCTGTCCAGAGTCCACATCAACAGCCACCACTTTAGTCACCAGATAGCCCACATCTGCTGAACGAGGCACCATTTCAGCCACCAGAGAGCCACCAGTCTGGACTGGGTACAGAACCTGAGGAGGGTTGTCgttctggtcctggatcagtattttcacagtcacattgctactgagtggaggagagcctCCATCTTTCGCTTTGACGCGGAAGTGGAAATCTTTGATCTGCTCGTAGTCAAAAGAGCGCACTGCATGGATGACTCCACTATCAGCACTAACGGAAACATATGAGGAGACTGGCACTCCGTTAACAGAGGAGTCCTCCAGTATGTAAGAAACACGGGCATTCTGGTTCCAGTCAGCGTCTCTGGCTTTCACTGTGAATATAGAGAGGcctggtgtgttgttttctacaaTGTAGGCCTCATATGAGCTCCTCTCAAAGACAGGCGcgttgtcattcacatcagagATCTGTAAGGTGAGAGTGACgctgctggagagggaggggactCCCTCATCAGAGCAGGTCACTGTTATATTATAGTCAgaggctctctctctgtctaattCACTGTCTGTCACAAGGCTATAGAAATTACTGGATGTGGATCTAATTGTAAatggtatatttttgttaatCACACACCTCACCTTCCCATTTTCTTCAGAATCGGGATCATTTACACTCATCACAGCTACCACTGTGTTGGAAGGGGAATCTTCTCCAACTGAATTGGATGATGAAATCATATTTATAACGGGGCTATTGTCATTAATGTCACCTACATCAATGATTACTTTGCTTGAATCAGACAGACCTCCTCGATCAACTGCTTCTATATAAATTTCATAATTCCTGGCTTTTTCAAAATCAATGGGCCCCTCTAATATAAGATGCCCATCTTCAGTTATTTCGAACAACTTTGAAGTGCCAATCATGCTAGTGCTGATCTTGTAGCTAACCTCTCCATTCGAGCCTTTGTCTGCATCGGAGGCACTCACTTTGGTAATGATTGTTCCTTTGAGGGAATTTTCTTTCACACTTGCTTTGTATACAGTTTGCGTAAAAACAGGAGCGTTGTCATTCACGTCTAGCACAGTAATATGGATCTGCATAGTGCCAGACCTTTGCGGCTCTCCTCCATCTACAGCCGTCAACAGTAATGATGTAAACTCCTGTTTCTCTCTATCCAGAGGTTTTTGTAAAATCATCTCTACCTTTTTAAAACCATCAGATTGACtatgtaatttaattataaaattatCATTGGGCTTCAGTGTATAGCTCTGAAGACCATTCAGCCCGATATCAGGATCTATTGCATTCTCTAGCATGAATTTAGAGCCGATGACCGCAGACTCGCTGatttcaatgtttttctcttccttttggAATGTAGGAGCGTTGTCATTGATATCTGTGATTTCAACAGTAATCGGGAATATTTCAATCGGGCTTTCTAAAGCAATCTGGAAATGCAAAGCGCAAGGCGTTGTCTGGCCACAGAGAGCCTCGCGGTCTATCCTCTCTTTGATAATGAGGAGTCCTTTTTCCTTGTTAAGCTGTATGTATTCGGCGCTGTCTCCCGTGTGAATACGAGCTCTACGCGCTAGAAGCCGTTTAACTTCCAGACCTAAATCATGAGCTATGTTACCGACCAAGGAGCCTTTGGCCATTTCCTCGGGAATAGAGTAGCTGACCTGGCCAAACGCTGAACTGAGACAGAGGAccgaaaaaaacaacagtactTGCCGTCTCATTGTTCTGTCAGACATATCCGTCGAAACAAACTAACGTTTACTCCTCTCTTTTGATATTAGCGGTATTGGTGCAAATAAAATCCCCAAAGTGTCAGTTTAATCAATCAACAACTGATGGTAAAATTATTCCAGCTTGATATTCCATGCACTGTGCTGCATCCACCGGTGACAGTGCGTTTATGTTTCGGAGTCCTTCTCGCTTGTGAGAAGACAGGGTGGTGTTCTAGTACAAATGTGTCATAAAACGTTAGGACGCTGGATCAACAGCGACGCACTGAGTTCACAACATGAAACTACACgagttaaagagaaaaatacagtttcctctgttgtttcctgtATGGTCACTGAATAAACTACCATCCAACAGAGacaactgtttctgttttattgtgcGGTACTAAATAGCACGATATGTTCCAAAAACAAATACTTGATCTAAAGTGAATGAAGGAGATATACTTATATTCAAAACGAAAatataaatagagaaaaaaaaacaacaacaaaaagtaaaacaagaggGATTGTTCTTTCTCTGTCCAAGGTACTGAAACGGTATGGGCCGTAAATGGCATCactgaataaatacattaaattttGAGTTTGAGCAAAAGAACAGTTAGTCAAACCTCTAGAGGGGAGTCTGGTTCATCCAGGATgctcttttcattctgtatcCGCTGCATCGTCCCTGTAGAACTGGGGTCCATTATCAGCACGTTCTGACTACCAGCTCTGCCGAACTTACAGTCACTCTTTCTGGAGTCAGTTGTCCTGCACACCTCGTAGTTGTACACGTGTTGGAGAGTCCCGGTGCCCAAAGTGTCTGAGTAACGTGGTGGATAATATGGAATCACAGGGAGATTGGAGTGATACAGGATGCgagactgtctccatctgtaGATTTTCACGGATATAATAACCACTAAAcacgtgatgaagaggaaggaaactacagccagaGCCAACACTAAGTAAAAAGTCAGGTTGTCATTGTACTCCTTGTCGtgtgtaaagtcagtgaactcCGACAGCACTTCAGGGAAGCTGTCCGCCACCGCCACGTTAACAATGACTGTAGCTGAACGAGAGGGCTGCCCGTTGTCCTCCACTATaacagtcagtctttgtttcactgcatcttTATCAGTGACTTGGCGGATAGTTCTTATTTCTCCATTCTGTAAACCCACTTCAAACAGcgccctgtctgtggctttctGCAGTTTATAGGAGAGCCAGGCATTCTGTCCAGAGTCCACATCAACAGCCACCACTTTAGTCACCAGATAGCCCACATCTGCTGAACGAGGCACCATTTCAGCCACCAGAGAGCCACCAGTCTGGACTGGGTACAGGACCTGAGGAGGGTTATCgttctggtcctggatcagtatcttcacagtcacattgctactgagtggaggagagcctCCATCCTGCGCTTTGACGC
Protein-coding sequences here:
- the LOC130173293 gene encoding protocadherin beta-16-like: MSDRTMRRQVLLFFSVLCLSSAFGQVSYSIPEEMAKGSLVGNIAHDLGLEVKRLLARRARIHTGDSAEYIQLNKEKGLLIIKERIDREALCGQTTPCALHFQIALESPIEIFPITVEITDINDNAPTFQKEEKNIEISESAVIGSKFMLENAIDPDIGLNGLQSYTLKPNDNFIIKLHSQSDGFKKVEMILQKPLDREKQEFTSLLLTAVDGGEPQRSGTMQIHITVLDVNDNAPVFTQTVYKASVKENSLKGTIITKVSASDADKGSNGEVSYKISTSMIGTSKLFEITEDGHLILEGPIDFEKARNYEIYIEAVDRGGLSDSSKVIIDVGDINDNSPVINMISSSNSVGEDSPSNTVVAVMSVNDPDSEENGKVRCVINKNIPFTIRSTSSNFYSLVTDSELDRERASDYNITVTCSDEGVPSLSSSVTLTLQISDVNDNAPVFERSSYEAYIVENNTPGLSIFTVKARDADWNQNARVSYILEDSSVNGVPVSSYVSVSADSGVIHAVRSFDYEQIKDFHFRVKAKDGGSPPLSSNVTVKILIQDQNDNPPQVLYPVQTGGSLVAEMVPRSADVGYLVTKVVAVDVDSGQNAWLSYKLQKATDRALFEVGLQNGEIRTIRQVTDKDAVKQRLTVIVEDNGQPSRSATVIVNVAVADSFPEVLSEFTDFTHDKEYNDNLTFYLVLALAVVSFLFITCLVVIISVKIYRWRQSRILYHSNLPVIPYYPPRYSDTLGTGTLQHVYNYEVCRTTDSRKSDCKFGRAGSQNVLIMDPSSTGTMQRIQNEKSILDEPDSPLEVRKMLHHTCFAALLVIIPLLQHFD